The Bacteroidia bacterium genomic interval TTCCATACCGCTCAAAGTCTTTCATTTCTTTTAAAGCCATGCCCAGAGTGGCAGAACTTTCCGCAAAAAAGCCGTAGAACTTCTCTAAATCTACCTGAAAAAAAGTATCTCCATTGATGGCCAGTACTTCTTCTCCTTCGACCAGATTGCAGGCAAGCTTGATTGCGCCCCCCGTTCCCAGTGCTTCTTCTTCAATCGAATATTTTATGGACATTCCTTTATAGGATTCTCCAAAATAATCGAAAATCACCTCTCTTTTGTATCCAACGGCTAGGATACAACTCTCTACGCCCTGCTCCGCAAGGTCATCCAGCAAGTAGGCCAGGAAAGGCCTTCCATTTATATCCGCCATAGGTTTAGGAACGTCAGATACAACTGATCTGAGTCTGGTTCCCTTTCCTCCGGCTAGT includes:
- a CDS encoding nucleotidyltransferase family protein gives rise to the protein MIKEAIVLAGGKGTRLRSVVSDVPKPMADINGRPFLAYLLDDLAEQGVESCILAVGYKREVIFDYFGESYKGMSIKYSIEEEALGTGGAIKLACNLVEGEEVLAINGDTFFQVDLEKFYGFFAESSATLGMALKEMKDFERYGTVKIGNDGRIMGFEEKKYMAEGLINGGVYLFRKSLLMEEELPQKFSFETDILEKFYDEEAFYGTGFDSYFIDIGIPEDYEKSKHDLAVL